Part of the Ctenopharyngodon idella isolate HZGC_01 chromosome 24, HZGC01, whole genome shotgun sequence genome, gcactcatgcagccccagaccatgacactcccaccaccatgcttgactgtaggcaagacacacttgtttttgtactcctcacctggttgccaccacacacgcttgataccatctgaaccaaataagtttatcttggtctcatcagaccacaggtcatggttccagtaatccatgtccttagtctgcttgtcttcagcaaactgtttgcgggctttcttgtgcatcatctttagaagaggcttccttctgggatgacagccatgcagaccaatttgatgcagtgtgcggcgtatggtctgagcactgacaggctgaccccccaccccttcaacctctgcagcaatgctggcagcactcatatgtctatttcccaaacacaacctctggatatgacgctgagcacgtgcactcaacttctttggtcgaccatggcgaggcctgttctgagtggaacctgtcctgttaaaccgctgtatggtcttggccaccgtgctgcagctcagtttcagggtcttggcaatcttcttatagcctacgccatctttatgtagagcaacaattcttttttttcagatcctcagagagttcgttgccatgaggtgccatgttgaacttgcagtgaccagtatgaaagagtgagagcgataacaccaaatttaacacacctgctccccattcacacctgagaccttgtaacactaacgagtcacatgacaccggggagagaaaatggctaattgggcccaatttggacattttcacttaggggtgtactcgcttttgtggccagcggtttagacattaatggttgtgtgttgagttattttgaggggacagcaaatttacacagttatacaagctgtacactcactactttacattgtagcaaagtgtcatttcttcagtgttgtcacatgaaacgatataataaaatatttacaaaaatgtgaggggtgtactcacttctgtgagatactgtatatatatatatatatatatatatatatatatatatatatatatatataatgtttactGGTTTATTATGATGTTGtatgttaccatgatggtgttttatgTGTATCACTCTTTCATTGTTATTATTGTCTACAGTTGCTAGAGAAATGAATCATTATGAACATTATGTCATCATGTGGGTGTCCAAATCTGTTATAAGtacaaacagaaacaaacagaTTTTAATCACTCAAATAGTATGgtatattaacattatgatTTATTGACATATACAGTTAAAAATATAGTCAACAAACATCAACGCTGTCAAATAATGATCtaaatgactgattttttttgttcaactcaattctgatgcatttaaaatactGAAAAGTCTTTGAAAATGCACTGACTTTAAATCAGTgcatttaactttttaatagttatatttaataacaaagatGTACAATGACTAATTGTGATGTTTTAAATCATAGGACTATCTACAGCCAGGGTTGTCAACAGGGAAAGACAATGGGCTCTCTTGTACTGGGCCCTGATGAAGGGGGCCCACTATAGGTCCACTATGGCATAGTCTACACATCAGGCCTGGGGGAAAGTGAGGGACAtgacatgactgttttaaaagtttcatttctgtatttatgtttttttaaaaaagggggaaaatatTACAATGTTGCGTAGAAGAGAAGTGACCTTCCCTTACCCTGAACTCATGCGGCTTCTGGTAATTCAGGGGATTTTTAGTATAAGGAacatacatttttctttagaaTTATAAAAATCTTTTAGGAAAATAAAAAGAGACCCAAATGAGTCAACTGGTACTCTTCTGGTATATTAGCTGAATAGTATATCTATAGCATCTAAAAGTATAGAGATTGGGAGAACTTGAGATATCTTTGCGTTCTCTGACTGCAGATTTTCAAATGTGAGTTCTAAAATATTAGGAAACAAATGTGAGATTAGTGTCTTCTGGAGCCGTTTTCTCAGTAGAACAATCTGAGAAATAAGTGAGAcattaaagagatctcatttggTCTTGGGAGAACTTGATGAGACATATTTGAGTTCTCTGACTGCAGACTGCCAAATATGAGTACTGAAATATTAGGAGACAAATGTGAGATTTATGTCTTCTGGAGTCGTTTTCTCAAGAGAACAGTCCAAGAATTAAGTGAGATATTAAAAGAGATCTCATTTGGTCTTGGGAGAACTTAATGAGACATATTTGAGTTATCTGACTGCAGATTTCCAAATATGAGTTCTGAAACATTAGGAAACAAATGTGAGATTAGTATCTTCTGGAGTTGTTTTCTCAGGAGAACAATCTTAGAAATAAGTGAGATATTAGAGAGATCTCATTTGGTCTTGGGAGAACTTGATGAGACATATTTGAGCTCTCTGACTGCAGACTGTCAAATACGAGTACTGAAATATTAGGAGACAAATGTGAGATTTATGTCTTCTGGAGTCAATTTCTCAAGAGAATAATCTGAGCAATAagtgagatattaaagagatctcagTTGGTCTTGGGAGAACTTGATGAGACATATTTGAGTTCTCTGACTGCAAACTGTCAAATATGAGTTCTGAAACTTTAGGAGACAAATGTGAGATTTATGTTATCTGGAGTCGTTTTCTCAGGAgaaaaatctgagaaatatgtgagatattaaagagatctcatttggTCTTGGGAGAACTTTATGAGACATACTTGAGTTCTCTGACTGCAGATTTTCAAATGTGAGTTCTAAAACATTAGGAAACATATGTGAGATTAGTATCTTCTGGAGTCGTTTTCTCAGGAGAACAATCTGAGCAATAAGTGAGACATTAAAGAGGTCTAATTTGGTCTTGGGAGAACTTGATGAGACATATTTGAGTTATTTGACTGCCAACTGTCAAATATGAGTTCCAATACTTTAGGAGACAAATGTGAGATTTATGTCTTCTGGAGTTGTTTTCTCAAGAGAACAATCTGAGCAATAagtgagatattaaagagatctcagTTGGTCTTGGGAGAACTTTATGAGACATATTTGAGTTATTTGACTGCCAACTGTCAAATATGAGTTCCAATGCTTTAGGAGACAAATGTGAGATTTATGTCTTCTGGAGTTGTTTTCTCAAGAGAACAATCTGAGCAATAAGTGAGATATTAAAGAGTTCTCATTTGGTCTTGGGAGAACTTTATGAGACATATTTGAGTTCTCTGACTGCCGATTTTCTATTGTGAGTTCTAAAACATTAGGAAACAAATGTGAGATTAGTTTTTTTTGGAGTCATTTTCTCAGAAGAACAATCTGAACAAAAagtgagatattaaagagatctcattttGCTTTCCTAAAGGGAGAGATGGaagatttaaaatgcataaaacatgttttgtaaatgaatgACACATTCTTCTTTGTACTTCAGAAAACAGCAGCTTAAACATGCCAAGCTTGGCACAGCTTTCTCCTTTTAGCCTGTTATGTTTCTTTATGCTCATATGAAAGCTCATGTTATAAAAGAGTAAAATACAATGATGCAAATTCATTTCGGCCTCTTTCATGAGTCCTGAGGTGCTGTAAACATCAAGGATCAAACTGAACCCCTGGCGGACTGAAAGCCCTCTTTGGGTTGAATGGTAAAGTTCTGCAACCAACTCCAAATCCAAAGTGAAAGCATATGTGCGCGGTAGTGCGTGTGAGCGAAGCAGGCAGTAATTCCCGGGCCTAGAGAAATATGCTGTAATGAAACCTGCCTTTACAGTCACCTGTGCAGTATAGCTCTCGGCGTTCTCTTTGATCTACCGAGCACTGTGCGTAAATAAAAAATCACTTTCTCCACTGCCCgttgttacttttgaatattAGACTTTGTATTAATGCATCCAAGACTTAATGCAAGACATATTTCGCGCGTAACAGATGCCATCTGGAACAAGTCCTCTTAAAACAAAGGGTTTATAGAGGCATCATGTCAATGTGCTTTGCACTAACCCTGTTGCTTGCTACCTACTTTTCACTGGAAATTCATAGTCAGGATTTCATAGTCGGCCTGAAGATGTGCTGAAATATGTGTCTGCCACTTAGTTACACAACCAAgcaaaacagcaatattgtgctGAAAGTTGTAGCAAATAAACGGCTAATAGCTGAGTATCAATACCAAACCATCAAAACAAATGAGAGGCCAACTGTTATGTTTGGAGAGCGAGGTTAACGTTTTTATTGGAAATCCGTCGGTATTGTTTCTCTTTTGGCATGAAGCAAAAATTTAGGATGTAGAAATGCCAAAAGAAAGCGAGAGATTGGGAAATTTTGAGGCCTGAGACAATTCCTTTGAGAATCACGAAAATGCAGCACTCGACAAGAAATGTAGTAATCATAGGTTGTGAAAAGATGGTTTTTAAGGCCAGATCAGGTCAGCAAATAGTCACACAACCGCTCTGTCCCGTACTTCTCTAATAAAATCCACATTTTGCGTAACTGTTGTTGTGCTTCCTCCTAAAAACAAAACCGTCCCCTGGTGAGTTGTTGTAAAGGTGTCGGCCCACCTTCCTTCCAACTCGTTATTTTTCTCCTTGCCAATTAAACTTCCAGACCTTTAAAATTAGACAATGTGCATCGCACGTTTCCAAGGTGCAATTATTGGCTGACAGATGTGGCTTGTTTATGTGTGGCGTCTTGTTTACTCCAAAGGCTGATGGATATATGCACGACTCATAAAACACTTTGAAACCATGGGAAACCTGGGGCCCACTGGCTCCAAAAGCGAGGACGATGGACCCCTTGAACTTATACATCTTTTTCTGCTTGGTCATGAACAGGCCATGGcagaatcatttttaatttttttttcacattttctgtgctgATTTGGAAGCGAAATCTGCAGAATCCTGTAAAATGGATTTAAACATGCTGAAATGTgtttaaaggcaggaacacaccaagccgacggttggccgtcgggcagtttttgttcaccggccgactaagttttctcagtgtgttccacaccgtcggctgaagttggtcctcgttggcttttttccggccgattcgacatgttgaatcggcgtcggagctcgttgGTCCGTCGGctatctgatcattctgattggctgttcagctactgccacctgctggtacggaaaggcatttcatcttgcgcaggCGCAAAACGGACGtactacttggccgtcggctgtcgggcgtcggtttggtgtgtcagggcaactttggacaccgacgctgccgacgtgagccaaccccgcagtctgctttcattGCCACTAGTttgtcggcgtcggcttggtgtgttcctgcctaaAGGGACagttgtatgaatttctttcttctgctgaacccaaaagaagatattttgaagaatgtcggaaaCCAAACAATTGAtgggaccccactgacttccacagtaatttttttttccatactatcgAAGTCAGTGGAGTCCTTCAACTGGTTACCtatattcttaaaaatattttctgttgtGTTAGCAGAACAAAaaattcacacaggtttggaacaacttgagggtaaatgaaagaattttcatttttggatgaactatccctttaagcagtgCTGAGAGGATTGTTTAAATATTAGCAATAGCAAATGACAATTAGCCTACTCACACGACTCCAGACTTCGAATGCTCAAAGATACAACAAAAAAAGtggataatgatttaaaatgtaatgggGAAAACTTTGTGTACGTCCATTTGCGATTTCGTCAGATAGCCTAGCATCGcaacaaagaacaaaatgtgTGCTGAGATGTCTGATTcaagaacaaatgactcttacgagttatttttaatgattcaAGTTAATAAAAGATTCACAAAACAACCTCGAAATCACTTTAAATCAGATACACGCGAATTGTTACCGAGTTCATATCGGATTCCCTCACTGAACCAAGACATTTGTCGGTTATGCCCGATTCAAAATGAGCCGGGAATCGTTACTGGATATGTGATACTATGTACTTCAGGTTCGCGAAATTTCTTTTTACAATCTCGTCTGTTGGAGTttgtattttacaaatatattggttttttttttttagcttaagGCTGTACAGTTGCTCCTAaatgtttccttttattttcttgtttttttttttttttttttttttcagatccctGTAACGTTCTTCGTAAAATGGAAGTTCAAATTTTGTGGAAACGGGTACAAATTACAGCTATACATGGATCACCGTTAATATCTAACAGAAACttcacacaataaaaaaaagacagactGCAAAGTAAGTTTTCTTTATTATACATCTTTTTTTAACAGTGCAGCTATTAAGACTTACAAAATCAATTTGGCACATATCAAACTATCACACTTCATACCTTTCTCTGATCCCCAACTAACATGATCATCATCTGTTCTTTGTTCCAGACACTAAATATACAATGGCTGAGTTATTCCCTTGGCTTTACAATAATGTGCTTCTGTGCCACAATTCCTGGTTTGGCATTTATTcttcactcacacatacacaaaaaaaaaaagagaggaaaaaaaaggcaTTATTTCATAATTCTTTGAATGTTCCTGAACCGTTCCGACAAACATGAAAAGGCAATTATTGCAGCCAACTCATCAGCTGCAGATGAAACACTGAACATGACAGATTAGACAAAACATTTCCAAATATTGCACTATGAATCCCTTATAACGACATTCGTTGAACGAAGGTTGAGGGCTAAGTTAATACTAAGGCTTCAGCCCCATGTGCCAAGAATTATGTGGAAGCTAAGTCTGCATAGAAACAAAAGATGCATGTCACACCATCTCACTCGAGCACCAGCTAGATTCCCATAACTAGAAGTCGTACAGGGCTTTTCGAGCGTTTGAAATGCGAGCGAGTGCTACCAAGGGGTCTCAAACCAAAGTCAATCAGCTACCAAACTTCGAAAACGTAAATACATTGAAATGTAAACCACACAATCCCGGTCAGACCCCCGAATCGGCGTACATTCCATTGATGAGATAGTCGACCTGAGTGTAGTCCTTTCGCTTGTAGCTCTCGTACGCTTGTTTGACAAACAGCACCACTGTGACCACGAAAAAGAGGAGGCCAAACAGAAGAACGGCCAGCAGAGAGCTTGTGTTCAACAGGTGGCTGGTCAAAGGGTCTCCGGCCACCTCAACCATGGCTTGGTCCCCTTTGAGAATGTCCTTAGGCAGTTTGGGTGCCACTACTGAGGGGCTTATTGAGGTTTTTGGTGTGGTTGGCGTTAGCTTCTCATCTGAGGATGTTGGAATGGGAGAAGTTTGTTCTGGTTTAGTGGAAGAATTGGATGGCGGTGTTTTAGGCACTAATGGTGAGATGCTGACGGACAATTTGGTCCCTGATGGTGAAGGTGAAGAAGGCTGTTTTGGAATTATGGTTTGTGCAACTGTTGCGGAGGTGGTTGTTGTGCTGGTAGTTGTTGAAGAGGGTTTAGGGGTGGTTGTGGTGGGTTTAGGTGTAGTTGTTGTGGTGGGTTTAGGTGTAGTTGTTGTGGTGGGTTTAGGTGTAGTTGTTGTGGTGGATGGCATGTCTGGTGTTGTTGGGATGGTTTCTGTGATCGCTGGTTTTGGCACTGCATTAACTGTGGTGGCTTTCTCTGTTGAGGTTGTCTGCAGGTTGGTGGTCGCTTTAGTCGTCGAGTCGTATTGTAAAGTGGCCGGTTTTGTAGTAGTGGAAGTACTGGAGATGGAGATGTTAGCTTCAGTGGTAGATGGTTGTATGACATTAGATGAAGA contains:
- the wu:fa25f02 gene encoding salivary glue protein Sgs-3, producing MIMSVHPILVLLPILGLLVLPCVPNHLENGLKLVANLTVNNSAECDDKLCSTVENCSMAILNEEKSLCFLISCPNNTQNSSCGNVTNLIHLLAKPESVHVDNNDTRELVPPQLSSSTTSSQSSPDGSSSNVIQPSTTEANISISSTSTTTKPATLQYDSTTKATTNLQTTSTEKATTVNAVPKPAITETIPTTPDMPSTTTTTPKPTTTTTPKPTTTTTPKPTTTTPKPSSTTTSTTTTSATVAQTIIPKQPSSPSPSGTKLSVSISPLVPKTPPSNSSTKPEQTSPIPTSSDEKLTPTTPKTSISPSVVAPKLPKDILKGDQAMVEVAGDPLTSHLLNTSSLLAVLLFGLLFFVVTVVLFVKQAYESYKRKDYTQVDYLINGMYADSGV